Genomic DNA from Paenibacillus sp. KS-LC4:
CTTGCAGAAGATACGGTTACAGAGACAGCTCTTATTCCTTTTGTGCTGCGCAGAGGGACGGCGGCGACGCCGGAGACGAAAGCATTTCGCGAGCGACTCGATGATTTGTACGGAGCCGGCTTCGGCTTTGATGTATATAAGCGTGGAGATTCTCAAATCGTCCAATTCCGCTTGGATGTCATTAACGATCAGTTTGTATCCTCGGACACGCCGCTGCTTGCTGCATCATTGGGACTGCTTGGCGAGGTGCTGACTGAGCCTTTGCTCGAAAATGGCGCATTCAGCCGTAAATATGTCGATGCAGAAAAAGTGACGCTCACGAAACGGCTGGAATCAATCGTCAATGATAAAATCCGTTATGCCGCTGAGCGATGCGTTGAAGAAATGTGTGCAAATGAGCCTTATCGGCTGCATCCGCTTGGCAAGCTTGCTGCGATTGAAGGGATAACCCCGGAATCACTCCATAAGCAATACAAGACATGGCTTGGGGAAGCGGCGCTCGATTTGTACGTAGTTGGCGATACTACGCTTGAGGAAGTGACAGCTTACGTACGTGATGCGTTTAAGCTGGCTGACGGAGCAGCGGCGAGCTATCCAGCGGCAGACGTTACTCATCAGGTGCGCGAGGTTCATACGGTTGTAGAGCGAATGGATGTGACTCAAGGGAAACTGAACTTGGGCCTGCGTACGGGTGTCGCTTATGGGGATGATGATTATGCGGCAGCTCTTATGTATAATGGTGTGCTAGGCGGATATCCACACTCCAAGCTCTTTTTGAATGTGCGCGAGAAGGAAAGTCTGGCTTATTATGCGGCTTCCCGTCTGGATGGACATAAAGGCATATGCACGGTGCAGTCAGGCATCGAAATCGAGAACTATGAGAAAGCGGTCAAAATTATTCGCGAGCAGCTCGAGAGCATGCGTCAAGGCGTGCTGTCCGAGCTCGAAATGAGCCAGACTAAAGCTATGATAGCGAACCATCTGCGCGAGCTTCAGGATTCTGCTTATGAAATGATCGCTTACGATTTTAATGCGGTGCTGTCCGGCAAGGAAAGAAGTGCCGAGAAGCTGCTTGAGCAGGTGCAGGCTGTTACCGCTGCCGATATTGTCAGAGTTGCACAAAATGTGCAGCTCGATACGATTTATTATTTGCGTGATCGGAAGGAGGCGTAACCACCGTGCAACCATTGGAATATAAGGGCGTACAGGAGACGCTTTATCGTGAAGTGCTAGATAATGGACTTGAAGTCATCGTGCTGCCTAAAGAGGGCTTTCATAAAACATACGCTACATTTTCCACGAAATACGGCTCAGTTGATAATTGGTTTGCAGTCGGCGAAGGGGAAGCGGTCAAAGTGCCGGACGGGATTGCTCACTTTTTGGAGCACAAAATGTTCGAGGAGCCGACAGGCGATATTTTTGCTACGTTTGCGTCCCAAGGTGCATCCGCGAACGCTTTCACAAGCTTCGACCGCACGGTATATTTGTTTTCGGCGACGGAGCAAATTCCTGCCAACCTGGAGACGCTCATTAATTTTGTGCAAAATCCTTATTTCACCGACAAGAATGTGGACAAGGAAAAAGGCATTATTGAGCAGGAAATCAATATGTACAAGGATAATGCCGACTGGCGCGTTTATTTTGGGCTTATTGATGCGCTGTACCACACCCATCCGGTGCATATTGATATTGCCGGCACTGTGGAGTCGATTTATCAAATTGATAAGGAGACGCTGTATAAGTGCTATGAAACGTTTTACCATCCCTCCAATATGCTGCTGTTCGTCGTTGGCGGCGTAGATGCGAAGGAAGTATTTGAGCTTGTAAGAAGCAATCAAGCAGCCAAAAACTTCAAGCCGCAGGGCGAAATTCGCCGACTGTTTGAGGAAGAGCCGACTTCGGTTAAAACACCGCATAAAGTGACGAAGCTTCCGGTCTCGCTGCCGAAATGCATGTTTGGCTTTAAGGAAAAAAATACGAGTTTATCCAGCGAGCAATTGCTGCGTCAGGAAGTTACCTCCAAGCTGATGCTCGATGTTTTGTTTGGACCGAGCTCGGCTTTGTATGAAGAGCTCTACGAAAGCCAGCTCATTTCCGATTCCTTTGGAACCGAATATAATGCCAATCCGGGCTATGCGTTCTCTGTACTTGGCGGAGATACTCCTGATCCAAAGCAACTGCTGGCTCGTGTAAAGGCTGCTATTGAGCAAGCGCTTGAGAGCGGACTCGATGAAATCGCCTTTGAACGCTCAAAAAAGAAAAAAATCGGCGGTTATTTGCGGATGCTGAATTCCCCTGAATCCATCGCTGGCGAATTTACGCGCTACCGCTTCCGCGACAGTGATATGTTTGATGTGCTGCCATTGTACGAGAGCTGCACGCTTGAACAGGCGAATGAGCGGCTGCGTGAGCATTTTGATTTTAATCAGCTGGCTGTATCAATAGTGGAGAAGCCTGACGCGTGAAGACGCTAGGGGAGATGACTGTGCTTATTACAGGGGGAAGCCGTGGCATCGGCGCCGCAATTGCGCGGCGCTTCGCGGCAGAAGGCATGAATGTCGTCATCCATTACTTGAATGCCCATGAGGCGGCAAATGAAACGGCGAGGGAATGCTTGCAGCTTGGCGGAGATGCAATGACTATTTCCGCTGATTTGCGCTCTAAGGAGCAGCTGCTGCGTATGCGAGACAAGCTAGAGGCGCATAACCGAATGCCTGATATCCTCGTTAATAATGGCGGTGTCGCGCATTACGGCATGCTGATGGACGTATCGGAGGAAGAATGGGACGACCTGATGGCCGTTAATCTTAAGGGAATGTTTTTATGCAGCCAAATTTTTATGCCGCACATGATCGAAAATCGTTTTGGCCGTATCATTAATGTTTCTTCCGTTTGGGGGATATCGGGCGCCTCCTGTGAAGTGCTGTATTCCACCTCCAAGGGGGGAATGAACGCTTTTACGAAAGCTTTGGCTAAGGAACTGGCTCCGTCGGGCGTTACGGTCAACGCGGTTGCTCCAGGTGCGGTCAACACGGAAATGATGGATGGGTTTAATGAGGATGAGAAGACAGCGCTGGAGCAGGAAATTCCGCTGGGCCGCCTTGGCCAGCCGGATGAAGTTGCCTCGCTCGTTTATTTTCTTTCCCTTCCGGAATCCTCTTACATTACAGGCCAAGTCATTAGCCCGAATGGCGGTTGGCATACGTAAGGGGAAATGCTGTTTATTGACGTTGCAACCTCCGCATAATCTGCCTCTTATCGAAGCAGAATAATGATTGTTGATGATTGTTCACAACACAAGGAGGCGAAGGAAAATGTCAACCGTTCTTACAAACTTCGATACGTGGAAGCAATTTTTGGCTGACAAGGTCCAGCATGCGAAGGAAATCGGGATGGACGATGAGTCCATAGCCAGCCTTGCCTTCGAAATCGGATCTTTTCTTGATGAAAAGGTCGATCCGAAAAATGAGGAGCAGCGCGTATTAAAGGAGCTGTGGGATGCAGGCGACGATTCCGAGCGCAAGGTTCTAGCTCGTCTCATGCTTAAGCTTGTACAAAAGGCGTAATTCGCTACATGTTATTCGCAGAAAAGCCTCCAGCACGGAGGCTTTTCTGCGAATATGCCTAATAAATGCCGGCAATGGCCGCAGCCTTTCAATAGTTTTGATGTAAGGTTGCAGGAATGTGGCGAAAATTGTAGAATAGGATTTTGACGGACAACTGGATATGTATGGTCAACAATGTGCTGGGATGGTGATTAGGCTGGAATCAAAACAATGGTATATGGAATATAAGATACATAAGAACAGGCCAGGCTTGCTCGGTGATATCGCTTCTTTGCTCGGTATGCTGGAAGTAAATATAATGACGATTAACGGTGTGGAAGACCGAACGCGTGGCATGCTGCTGCAAACCGATGATGAAGAAAAAATCGTGCTGCTCGGCAAAATGCTCAAAAAGGTTGATAACATTACCGTGAACAAGCTGCGTACGCCAACTATTGTAGACATTTTGGCTGTGCGTCATGGAAGATATATCGAACGTGATTCTGACGATCGCAAAACATTCCGTTTCACACGTGATGAGCTTGGAATTCTCGTTGATTTTCTAGGCGAGGTGTTTAAACGCGAAGGCAATCAGGTAATAGGTTTACGTGGTATGCCGCGCGTAGGAAAAACGGAATCCATTATCGCTGGCAGCGTATGCTCAAATAAACGATGGGCGTTTGTTTCTTCTACGCTTCTCCGCCAAACGGTAAGAAGCCAGCTTTCGGAAGAAGAAATGAATGAAAATAATATTTTTATCATTGACGGCATTGTAAGCACGATTCGTTCCAATGAGCGCCATCATGCCTTGCTGCAAGAAATTATGGCTATGCCTTCGACGAAGGTCATTGAGCATCCCGATATTTTCATTAAAGAATCCCAATACGATCACAGCCATTTTGATATTATAATAGAGCTGCGCAATACGCCGGATGAGGAAATAACGTACGAATCGTTCACTGCAAATTACTCGGATGATTTTTAAGCTGAAAGGAGGAAGCAGGCATGTCTAATCTTGGAGCGCTGCTCCGCAAGGCGCGTGAAGAACGCGGGCTGACGCTTGACGATATTCAGGAAACGACGAAAATTCGCAAGCGCTACCTCGAGGCCATAGAAACCGGCGATCACAGCGTGCTGCCGGGAAGCTTCTATTTACGAGCCTTCGTGAAAAATTATTGCGAGGCTGTAGGACTTGATACCGAAGAGGTGCTGCGCCTGCACGAGAAGGAAGTACCGAATACGATTACGGAGACGTTTACGGAGCCTGTAACGACAAGACCGCCCAGACGCGTACAGTCTGTCGGCTCTGACCGTATTGGCAAGCTAGGCTTCAATGTGATGATGTGGTCATTTTTGATTTTGATTGTGGCTGTCGTATGGATTTTTGTCATCAATCAAAAAGACAAACCGTCCGATATGATCGATCAAGGAACAAAAATTACCGATGAATCTGCGCCGCCTACGCCGACACCTGAGACTGGAGCGACAACGGGCGCTGTTGCGCCTACGGTTACGCCAACTCCTACACCGACGCTTCAGGAGGACGTGACGGTTACTTTTTCATCGAAAATCGGCAAGGTTGATCATTATGATGTAGGTCCAGGAACAGCCGTTCATAAGCTTGAAATCAAGGTAGCTGGCGGCAAAAGCTGGATGGAAGTTCGCGAAGGTGGATCTAAGGGCAGCGCGCTGCTATCGGAAAATGCTAACGACGGCTCTACGCTGCAATTTGAATTAAAGCAGCCGTTATATATTAATGTAGGCCGTGCAGATCTAGTCACGATTTCAGTTGATGGCGTGCTTGTTCCAGATGGGGATCGGGCAGGCTCGAAAAAAATTCAGCTGAATCCGGCAGCATCAGCGAATGCAGGCAGTCCAGAAGCGACTGTTTCGGCTACGCCGTAACAGTTATGAAAGCTATTTTATAGGGGAGTGGAGCTACATGTCTTCAGAAAGTTCATTTGATATTGTGTCCAAGGTGGATATGCAGGAGCTAAACAATGCGATTCAGCAGGCGGAGCGTGAAATTGAGACGCGCTTTGATTTTAAAGGAAGCAAGAGCAGCATTAAGCTTGAAAATGAAGAGCTGGTTCTCGTTTCTGACGATGAATATAAACTCAACAGCGTTATTGATATTTTGCAATCGAAAATGATTAAACGCGGCGTGCCGATCAAAAATATGGATTACGGCAAAATCCAGTCAGCTTCGGCGAATACCGTTCGCCAGCATGTTAAGCTCAAGCAGGGCATTGATCAGGAGCATTCAAAAAAAATTAATATTTTGATTCGCGATTCGAAGCTGAAGGTGAAAAGCCTGATACAAGGAGACCAAATTCGCGTAAGCGGCAAGAGTCGTGATGATTTGCAAGCCGTTATGAATTTACTTCGCGGTGCTAATTTGCCGATTGAGCTGCAATTCACAAATTATCGCTAACCGCAAGTGGCGGTTTAGAGGTCCTCTTTTTTCGCTGCTTGGCGAGAGAAGGGGGCTTTGTTAAACCTTCTTTTCTTCATTTTGACACCAGATTATGCAATGTATTATACTTGGTAGGATAGTTTCGCGGAAGGGATCTGGGGAGACGCAGATGACAGAACTGGTGAGTGAAATGACGCGCAATGACTGGGCAGATTTTGTTTTATTCGGGGAGGAAAAGGTATGAATCTCGCC
This window encodes:
- a CDS encoding DUF3243 domain-containing protein, which codes for MSTVLTNFDTWKQFLADKVQHAKEIGMDDESIASLAFEIGSFLDEKVDPKNEEQRVLKELWDAGDDSERKVLARLMLKLVQKA
- a CDS encoding SDR family oxidoreductase; this translates as MTVLITGGSRGIGAAIARRFAAEGMNVVIHYLNAHEAANETARECLQLGGDAMTISADLRSKEQLLRMRDKLEAHNRMPDILVNNGGVAHYGMLMDVSEEEWDDLMAVNLKGMFLCSQIFMPHMIENRFGRIINVSSVWGISGASCEVLYSTSKGGMNAFTKALAKELAPSGVTVNAVAPGAVNTEMMDGFNEDEKTALEQEIPLGRLGQPDEVASLVYFLSLPESSYITGQVISPNGGWHT
- a CDS encoding pitrilysin family protein; its protein translation is MHKNLVWKELAKVTLFERGQYGRIRLHVLPTKRFKTFAISLFAGRVLAEDTVTETALIPFVLRRGTAATPETKAFRERLDDLYGAGFGFDVYKRGDSQIVQFRLDVINDQFVSSDTPLLAASLGLLGEVLTEPLLENGAFSRKYVDAEKVTLTKRLESIVNDKIRYAAERCVEEMCANEPYRLHPLGKLAAIEGITPESLHKQYKTWLGEAALDLYVVGDTTLEEVTAYVRDAFKLADGAAASYPAADVTHQVREVHTVVERMDVTQGKLNLGLRTGVAYGDDDYAAALMYNGVLGGYPHSKLFLNVREKESLAYYAASRLDGHKGICTVQSGIEIENYEKAVKIIREQLESMRQGVLSELEMSQTKAMIANHLRELQDSAYEMIAYDFNAVLSGKERSAEKLLEQVQAVTAADIVRVAQNVQLDTIYYLRDRKEA
- a CDS encoding pitrilysin family protein, giving the protein MQPLEYKGVQETLYREVLDNGLEVIVLPKEGFHKTYATFSTKYGSVDNWFAVGEGEAVKVPDGIAHFLEHKMFEEPTGDIFATFASQGASANAFTSFDRTVYLFSATEQIPANLETLINFVQNPYFTDKNVDKEKGIIEQEINMYKDNADWRVYFGLIDALYHTHPVHIDIAGTVESIYQIDKETLYKCYETFYHPSNMLLFVVGGVDAKEVFELVRSNQAAKNFKPQGEIRRLFEEEPTSVKTPHKVTKLPVSLPKCMFGFKEKNTSLSSEQLLRQEVTSKLMLDVLFGPSSALYEELYESQLISDSFGTEYNANPGYAFSVLGGDTPDPKQLLARVKAAIEQALESGLDEIAFERSKKKKIGGYLRMLNSPESIAGEFTRYRFRDSDMFDVLPLYESCTLEQANERLREHFDFNQLAVSIVEKPDA
- a CDS encoding DUF3388 domain-containing protein, producing the protein MESKQWYMEYKIHKNRPGLLGDIASLLGMLEVNIMTINGVEDRTRGMLLQTDDEEKIVLLGKMLKKVDNITVNKLRTPTIVDILAVRHGRYIERDSDDRKTFRFTRDELGILVDFLGEVFKREGNQVIGLRGMPRVGKTESIIAGSVCSNKRWAFVSSTLLRQTVRSQLSEEEMNENNIFIIDGIVSTIRSNERHHALLQEIMAMPSTKVIEHPDIFIKESQYDHSHFDIIIELRNTPDEEITYESFTANYSDDF
- a CDS encoding RodZ domain-containing protein, coding for MSNLGALLRKAREERGLTLDDIQETTKIRKRYLEAIETGDHSVLPGSFYLRAFVKNYCEAVGLDTEEVLRLHEKEVPNTITETFTEPVTTRPPRRVQSVGSDRIGKLGFNVMMWSFLILIVAVVWIFVINQKDKPSDMIDQGTKITDESAPPTPTPETGATTGAVAPTVTPTPTPTLQEDVTVTFSSKIGKVDHYDVGPGTAVHKLEIKVAGGKSWMEVREGGSKGSALLSENANDGSTLQFELKQPLYINVGRADLVTISVDGVLVPDGDRAGSKKIQLNPAASANAGSPEATVSATP
- a CDS encoding YajQ family cyclic di-GMP-binding protein, producing MSSESSFDIVSKVDMQELNNAIQQAEREIETRFDFKGSKSSIKLENEELVLVSDDEYKLNSVIDILQSKMIKRGVPIKNMDYGKIQSASANTVRQHVKLKQGIDQEHSKKINILIRDSKLKVKSLIQGDQIRVSGKSRDDLQAVMNLLRGANLPIELQFTNYR